The DNA sequence ACCCCTTCTCGGCGGCCTGCGCCTGGGCGACGAGGGAAGCGGCGTAGTTACCCGCGCACTTGGCGGCGCCGGTGCCGCCGGGGGCGGCGCGCACGTACTCCTCGGAGATCCAGACGGAGACGGGCTTGACGCCGCCCGCGAAGTAGGCGCCGGCCGGCGAGGCGATGACGACGAAGAGGTACTCCTTGGCCGGGCGCACGCCCATCCCCGCCTCGGTGGCGAACATGAACGGCCGCAGGTACAGGGAGGCTTCGCCGGACGTGGGCACCCAGGCGCGGTCCTGCCGCACGAGGGCGTCGCACGCCTCGATGAACGTCTCGACGGGCAGCTCGGGCATGGCCAGCCGGCGGGCGGACGCCTGGAAGCGCTTGGCGTTCTCGTCCGGGCGGAAGGTGGCGACGCCGCCGTCGGGGCGGTGGTACGCCTTGAGGCCCTCGAAGATGGCCTGCCCGTAGTGGAGCGTCATGTTGGCCGGGTCGATCGACAGCGGCGCGTACGGCACGAGCTGGGCGTCGTGCCAGCCGACCCCGTCCGCCCACTTGACGGTGACCATGTGGTCGGTGAAGTGGCGGCCGAACCCGGGGTCCGCGAGGATGCGCTCCCGCTCCGCGTCGGACAGCGGCTGCGAGGAGGGCTTGAGCTCGATCGTGGGCGTGGTCATGGATGCGTGTCCTTAACTTTCGGGTGCTGCGGACCGCGCTCACGCCGTCCCCGCTCTGGCGGACGTCCGAGCTTCTTCGCCTCTTTTCGCGGCCCCGTGTCCGATTATCGCTCGGAGGGGGGCATGAACGAAATACCTGTGCGAACGCCGAGGAGGCGCGCGGCCCGGTGGAAGGGTGGGGACTCCGGCCGCGCGCGGGGCGGACGGGTCAGGCGGGCACCCCCGGTACCTCGGATACCAGATTCACGAGCGCGGACCCCGTCTCCTCGGTCGAGCGGGCGGCGGCCCCCGCCCGTCCGGCCAGGTCGGCGGCCACGGCCCGCTCCACCCGGGCCGCCTCGCCCTCGTACCCGAGGTGCCGCAGCAGCAGGGCGACGGAGAGGACGGTCGCCGTGGGGTCGGCCGTTCCCGTGCCCGCGATGTCCGGGGCCGAGCCGTGGACCGGCTCGAACATGGACGGGAAGGTGCCGTCCGGGTTGATGTTGCCGGACGCGGCGGTCCCGATGCCGCCGCTGACGGCCGCCGCGAGGTCGGTGAGGATGTCGCCGAAGAGGTTGTCGGTGACGATCACGTCGAACCGCTCGGGCTGCGTGACGAGGAAGATCGTCGCCGCGTCCACGTGCAGGTAGTCCGTGGTGACCTCGGGGAACTCCCGGCCGACCCGGTCGAAGACGGACTTCCAGAGCCGGCCCGCGTACACCAGGACGTTGTTCTTGTGGACGAGCGTGAGCCTCTTCCGCGGCCGGGCCTGGGCCCGCGCGTACGCGT is a window from the Streptomyces mobaraensis genome containing:
- a CDS encoding 3-isopropylmalate dehydrogenase; protein product: MSRSIRLAVIPGDGIGPEVVAQGLRVLTAVLPSDVKLETREYDLGARRWHATGETLPDAELESLKEHDAILLGAVGDPSVPSGVLERGLLLKLRFAFDHHVNLRPSRLYPGTTGPLAGRPDIDFVVVREGTEGPYTGNGGSLRTGTPAEVATEVSVNTAYGVERVVRDAYARAQARPRKRLTLVHKNNVLVYAGRLWKSVFDRVGREFPEVTTDYLHVDAATIFLVTQPERFDVIVTDNLFGDILTDLAAAVSGGIGTAASGNINPDGTFPSMFEPVHGSAPDIAGTGTADPTATVLSVALLLRHLGYEGEAARVERAVAADLAGRAGAAARSTEETGSALVNLVSEVPGVPA
- a CDS encoding branched-chain amino acid aminotransferase, which codes for MTTPTIELKPSSQPLSDAERERILADPGFGRHFTDHMVTVKWADGVGWHDAQLVPYAPLSIDPANMTLHYGQAIFEGLKAYHRPDGGVATFRPDENAKRFQASARRLAMPELPVETFIEACDALVRQDRAWVPTSGEASLYLRPFMFATEAGMGVRPAKEYLFVVIASPAGAYFAGGVKPVSVWISEEYVRAAPGGTGAAKCAGNYAASLVAQAQAAEKGCDQVVWLDAVERRWIEEMGGMNLYFVYGNRIVTPELTGSLLPGITRASLLRIAADLGYEVAEGRISVEDWRNANADGSLTEVFACGTAAVITPVGSVKSARGDWTIGDGGPGEVTMRLRQALLDIQTGAADDTYGWMHRLG